GGATTTATTACTCCCGAAGAAGGCAAAGATGTATTCGTACATCATAGTGCAATCCAGGGCTCAGGCTATGCTTCACTTGATGAAGGGCAGCCTGTTGAGTTTGAAATTGAAGACGGTGCAAAAGGTCAGCGCGCTATCAATGTAGTAAAAATATAACCGGTTGTTTAGAAAGCCCGTCGAGAAACTTTGACGGGCTTTTTCTATTAAATTACTAAACTGAGCAGCAATAATTCAAAGACATATTTTATCACTGATTCTTGAAAGCTACGGCTGGATATATCCTAAATATACCGCAAAAAAGACAACCGTTAATACATCTCTATATTTTTTCTGCTGATACCACTACAAAACCGCCTCTGTTAAATCCTTTTTGTGGTTCTTCTATCGATCTTATCTTATCTGGCAAATCAAATATTGTTTGATAGCAATCAAACTTATTAAACCCTACGATATCAAGTAAATCAGTTACATCTTTTGTGCTAAAGAAGCTTGCCTTTTTATAAAATAGACTTTTCTTCTTCTGATAAAATTTGCCTAAAAAACTATTCTTATCAAGAATACCAATAATAATCTTACCATTATCTTTTAAAACTCTTTTAACTTCTTCTAAAACTCTTTTTGGATCTTTAACAAAACATAGAGAAATAATGATGGTCACATAATCAAAATGGCTATCTTCAAACGGTAAATACTCTCCATATCCTAACCTTACATCTACTCCTCTCTCTTCGGCAATCTTAAGCATATTTCTTGAGGGGTCAATCCCGATTGTAACACCTAAGGCATGAGCAAACTGCCCTGTACCCACACCAATTTCTAAACCCTTACCACTTTTAGGTAAAACTTTTCTAACAGCTTTTAATTCTGATAAATAAGCAGATTTATTTTTATCATACCAATTATCATACTTTTTATAATAACGGTCAAAAACACTCATTACAAATCCAAATTTCCCCACCAGCCGTCATAAAATCTCTTTAGATGCTCATAGAATTCCTTATTTACGGTATTCGTCTTTACGTCTTTTTCTTTTAAAGAATATTTGTAACCCGAACAATAGCTCATCAAAATATCATTGGCATGAGTTATCTTTTTAAATATCTCCTCACACTCTTTCTTCTTCTTGCCTTTGCATCTGTCAGGATGATACTTTAAAGCTAATTCTCTGTATTTACTTTTGATTTCTTCTAAAGTCACTATTTCACCTAAACCCAATATCCTTCTCGCCTGATTAATCTGTTTAAAGTTTGCCATTTTAAATCTTTAATTTCTTCTGTACCGATTTTACTTTACCTTCCAGCGTTAATTTTTTATCTTTTCTCTCATCTATCTTGATTGTCGTCACTACTCTCTTTATATTATTACTTAATACTGCATTATGCATCTTGCCTGCAATTTCTAATAGCTGCGCAAGTGAGCTTGTTTTTATTATTGTACCCATGGAAGTAAGTCGATACTTTACTCCCTTTTGTTTTTTCAGTACTTTTATTGCTTCTGCTACATATTTGCTAACCGATGTGGTTTTTGTACCCAAAGGCACAATGCTAATTTCCATAATTGGCATTTTAGCTTTCTCCTTTAAACTCTATTATATCAGGGATAACTTTAATTTTGGATTTTATAGAATTAGATATCAAACAGTTCTTCTCAGCATAATATAGAAGTTCTTCTGCCTCTTTGATTTGATTACTCGAAACAACCACAATCTTTGGTCTAATGTTAATTTCAGAAAACATAAATTGGTTTCCTAATTTTTCTAAAATACCCTCTGCCTCGCTCTCATAATTTAGAAACTCTAGCCTTTCTTTTTCAGCATAATATAAAAAAGTAGTCATAATACAGGAATTAACTGAAGCAACAAATAAATCCTCCGGCGTCCACATGCCCTCATGTCCCTTGAACTCTGGAGGTGTAGCAATTTCAAATGTTGGTTTACTCGATGAGTAAAGAAGCCCTCTCTTTTCTTTAATCCAGGATACAGTTGTCCTATAAATAAATTTTTTACTCCTCTGTTTTATGTTTCCCATATAGCTCCTTTCTTTAAATCTTCAAATTGTTCTAAAGATTGCAGGTTCCCGTGGGGCAACTCCCGCCAAAAGAATCTGATTTGCTGCTATAACTACCCACGCTGAATGCACTAAATATCTTCTCAATTTTTTTACTGCTGCATTTTTTACATTTAAGTTCTACTTTTTTAGAGATTACTCCTACCAATAAATCAAATTTTTCACCGCACTCTTTACAAAGATAAGTATAAATAGGCATCTTTTCTGTTCTCCTTTTTTCACAATACAGGTTTAACTGTATAAATATTAAATATGCGTTTTAATTAATACTTCCAATCCCGCCTTAGGGAGCACTCCTGCAACTCTATCTACGACTTCACCATTCTTAAAAACCGCCAGTGCCGGTATGCTCATTATTTTATAATTTGATGCTGCAGTGAAAGCCTGATCTACATCTACTTTACATACCTTTAATCTTCCCTGATATTTCTCCGATTTCAATGGCAGGAATAATCAAACTAAAAGAAGTTGCTGCCAGCATCACGCCAGCCGCAAATCCAAGTGAAGTATCAAGAAATTTATCAGAGACTTTACGCACAAAAAAAATCAACAAAGCCCCTGCTCCGGTGGCTAAACCCGCTATAAGGCTTGCTAAACTTCCTGCAAGAACCAAATTCATAAAAATAGCTTATTATCCTATTTACAACCGCACAAATTAATTAAATTTCAAATACCTGCCCTGCTTTTATCGAAACAAAACCACTGCCATATCTATCTTCAAAAATATTCTCTGCTTTCCTACCACTGCAATGAGTAGGGCCGACTTTTTTAACGTTCATCTCCTTAAATCTTTCCACTACAACTTCTACGGCCCTTTTATCCTTATCCATTAGATGAAATCCACCGAAAACAAAGTAAAGCTGCTCCTTAGGAAATTCTTCTTTAACCTTTTCTACCATTTTCACAACTCCGGGATGAGCACATCCTGTTATCACAGAAATACCGTTTTCTGTTTTTACAATAAGCGCTTGCTCTGGCATATATTGACCGTCATATGAACCAGAGATTTCTCCGGTAATAAAAATATTTTTTTCAATTTTGGTAAATTTATCTGCCTCTACAAGTTTTCCCTGCAGCTTTTTAACTTTTTCCTTAAATTCTCTGCTAAAACCAGGACAGGCATAAACTTTAAGTTCTTTTCTTTTTTTAAGCAATTCCCATAACCCTCCGGTATGATCCCAGTGATCATGGGAAATAACAACTGCTTCTACACGTGAAATATCAGCCCTCATGATTTTAATATTATTAAACAAATACTTCCCGCTTTCTCCGGTATCGAACAGAATGCAGCTGTTAACTAAACAAGAGAATCCCCATCCTGCTGAAAACTTCTTATTTATTACATTGTTATTAAAAAATATCTCGGTTTTCATTTTTTAACTTCTCTATCTGAAGTAATACAGCTTTGCGTATCTGCTTACTTTAAAATACATGGCTATCACTTTTGTTTATTTTTTTAATTAAAAGAGGTTTAACATTCATTTTTATCTCTAGTTTATTTTTCTTTAAAATTCAAATTTTGCCAGTCTTTCTTCACTAATTCTAATAACCCGGGTGTTCTTAACGCCGCAGCAGGGTGAAACATTGGAATTATTTTTATATTTCTGCCTGTATCAAATAAATCTCCAATAGAAACACGGAGAAGCTGCCCATGAATCTCTGAAATCCTTTTATTAGGCAAATCATACTTCTTTAAAATATATTGTGCTGCTATAGAATCTAAAGGAATGATCACTTCTGGTTTTATTATTTCTATCTGCTTATCAAGATAGATAACACAGGCATCTACTTCCTTCTGCCCTATTGCATAAGTAGAAGCATGGCATTTTATAATATTAGTTATATAAAAAGCACCTCTGTTTAATTTAGCTGATTGCAAAAGCTCATTTAAAAAATCACCTGCTGGTCCAATAAACAATTTCCCTGTTGAATTTTCTCTCTCTCCGGGAGATAAACCGATTAGCATAACTTTAGCATTCTTTTCCCCTTCTGCAAATACAACTTTATCTCTAAATTTATAGAGTCCGCATTTTTCACAAGTTCCTACCGTTTCTAAAATTTCATTTAAACTATTTAAATTAATCATCTATTTTCAAAAACTTCTGCTATCATCTTCCTGTGAGTCAAAAAAGGAATCTGCGGTAAATTCTCCCAATTAATGAATTTTGCTTCTTTTACTTCATTACTTATAATAATACTTTCATTGAAAGTTCTGACCTTATAACCAAGAACAATCAAATTCCCATATTCTTTTGTTTTCTGAACATAGACCCCTATCAATCCAGTTATTTTTCCCTTTATTCCTGTCTCTTCTTTCAATTCTCGTAAACAAGCATCTTGGGGAGTTTCATTCAATTCAATAAAACCTCCCGGTAACGCCCATTTATTCATACCAGGTTCAAGATTTCTCTTAGCTATAAGTACCTTGCCTTCTCTATTCACTGCTACACAGGCTGTGACAGGCAGCGGATTTTTATAATTTATCCAACCGCATTCCTGACAAATCAATCTTTTTCGGCCGTCTATTTGAACTCTGCGCAAAGAATAGTTGCATAAAGGACAAAATTTAAACAGAGCTTCCATTATCTTTTACATACCCTCTTCATCTCGAACAAGGCGGTTTATCGCACCGCTCATCCCTGCCGCAGCAAGTTTTATTACCAGAGGAATTATTCCTGTAATCAGTTGCGTAAAAACCCGAGCCTTTAAAAATTATCCCCATCCCCTTGCCAATTAAGCGTTTAATACTCTTACTACATTTAGGGCATTTTTTAATTGGGTTATCACTCATCTGTTGAAACTTTTCAAACTTATAACCGCAGTTTTCACATAAATATTCATATGTCGGCATACAAATCACCTCTTTATTTTTTAATGAATTATGTCAATTGCCCTTTTCCTTTACCCTGATGAGAAAACAGAATAACATCTCCTACCCTGCATCCAACATCCAGAGCAATTACCGGACATTTAGCCATAAATAGAAAAAATATCTCACGCCTGGCATCAGATAACGCTTCAAAATTTCCCTGCCCCTTGCTAATAACCATATCTGCTTTTTTATACATTAATAAGAACTCTTTTGAACATAACGAAAGAATTGTCCCAGGAGCATCCGAACCTGAAGAAACAACTTCTGCTATTTTATTAATTCCACACATATAAGCATCTTTAATCAAAGCATCGTTAATAACCGGCTTTTCTTTAACAGCATAGATAATCCTTTTGCCTTTATCAATTCTTTTAATCTCCTCAATAAGAATGCGGTCAAAAACTGTTTCTCCAGCATTATCAGCCAAATAAAGAATAGTTTTTGCCCCTTTTAAAACACTCTTAAATCTTAGATAATCAAATATCTCTTTATTCTCTTCTTTAATGGTTTTATTTTCTTCATCCAGAATCCTTGCTAATTCCACATTGACGTTTAAAGAATTCTTTACTCCGTAATCAATTATATTCCCGGCAATAGCCAACTCAACTGCCATTAATAACCTATCGTGTGAATGCTCTACTTTCTTCTTCAATTTATTATAAATACTCAAAGCAAGTTTATTGCTTTTCTCTTTTATCTTTAAATAAGGGTCATCTTTTTTAGTTATCTCCCTAGCCAACCCATAGATATTTCTGCCCATTTCCGGCGGCGAGGAAGTTAAAGAGAACTCCGGTAGAATAGCGGCAACTTTATTTAATATTCTCTTCTGCATCTTTTTATCTGCACCAGCCATTCTTGCAGCTTCAAGAGCTTGTTTAAAAAAACAGGGAATACAGTCTAAATAGGTTTTCATCTCTTATTTTAAATTTTTATCAATCGTGCCGTCCGGCATCATGTTATCAGAATGATATAAACCCTCATTTTCCATTTTATATCTTACACATTTTAAATAATCTCCCCAGCAATAATTCTCAATCCATTTTCTATCCAATTTACCCTGCTCATAAAATCTCTTCAGAGGACAAACATCAAACCATTTGCAATTTTCTTTACGGCTCATTGCTCTTCATATAGAGAATAACTTTGTCTATTATTTCATCCATAATTTTTGCTGTTTCTGTTTCCTTTTTAAAATGGATAAATGGCTTCCCGGAATCTCCAAATTTTACTATTTCCGGTTCAACAGAAACTCTTCCCAAAAAAGGAACACTTAAATCAAAAGCAGCTTTTTCACCGCCGCCTATACCAAACAAATCTATCTCTTCCCTGCAATAAGGACATCTAAACCCGCTCATATTTTCAATTATTCCTACAACAGGCACTTTTAATTCTTTAGTAAATAAAACGCTTTTCCTGGAATCCAAAATAGCTACATCCTGCGGTGTTGTAACAATAATGGCACCATCTATATCGGGAATAAGCTGACAAACACTTAAAGGCTCATCGCCTGTGCCGGGAGGAGAATCAATTATTAAATAATCTAATTCACCCCAATTTACATCGCTTAAAAACTGTTTTATAGTAACCATCTTAAGCGGCCCGCGCCAGATTATCGGCTGATCTTTATTGTCTAACAATAACGCCAAACTTACTGCTTTTAAACCAGGTAAAACCTTAATAGGCTCCATACCTAATTCAGACCCGGTAAGTTTTTTTTCTTCTATTCCCAGCATCTTAGCAATATTCGGACCATGAATATCCACATCCAAAATGCCAACTTTATAATCCTTTAAAGCTAAACCGTAAGCTAAATTAACTGCTATGGTAGTTTTACCTACTCCGCCTTTACCGCTTAAAACAATGATTTTATGTTTTATACTGGAGAGCCTTTCCTTAAGGCGCTTCTCTTGCTCAATTCTTCCTCTTTGATCTGTTTTCTGCACTAATAACTCCTTAATCTACAAATATATCAAATAACTTTCTTGGGATACCTATTGCCAAATACTCTCTTCCCATATCAGCATATTTACGCGAATCGTCACAGCCAAAAGAGAGGGTAATCTTTTCTTCCAAATATGTTCTTACTGCAATACTGCCGCATATAGACATCATACTGGATAAAGAGATATCTAAATTCTCGCCTTGGTGATTATGATACATTCTTATTAAACTCATAATTTTCCCCGGTGCCATATACGAGATAACAATGTCCGGTGCATCTTCGGCATTAAGCCCTATATACTTAAACGGCTTTTTAAAATAAGGCGCTTGTGAAAGCATTGATTTTAAAATATTCTTTTTTGTATCCGCCCTTTACTATAACAGCCTTGCAAAAGCTCATCTTTACAGTCAGACGTCCATCCAAAAGCATATTGAGCACCAGGGCAAGAGATACTTTCTTTATCTAAAAGAACAGGATGCAGTATAGCTTTTTTGGTAGCCTCACAAAATCTGACACCATTTAGTCTTTTAACCTCCTTTAAATCCGGCTTTTGGTTGTAAAATTTCACCTTGATCCAATGGCTGCTGAATTTACTGGAAAAGCGCAGGTTAATATTACTCATTCCCTCTCCTTTCTTTTTCCTTCGACAGATTATTATTCTACTTCTTTCTGCAATCTATCCCAAATCTCACTAATTTTTTCTTTCGTCTCTCCGTTAGAATATTCCGCAATTGTTTTACCTTCTACCATTGCTTCTACAACAGTTCTGTCAAAAGCTATCTTCCCGATAAATCCAACATTATTATTCCGGCAATATTTTTCTATCTTCTCAGTAACATCAAGGTTTAAATCGTATTTGTTTATTATCAGTCTAACTGGTACGCTGAAATGCCTGGCCACCCTTATAACCCTATCAGCATCATGTAAACCAGATAGTGTCGGTTCCGTTATGATCAAGGCACAGTCAACACCGGA
The DNA window shown above is from Candidatus Kaelpia imicola and carries:
- a CDS encoding J domain-containing protein, producing MANFKQINQARRILGLGEIVTLEEIKSKYRELALKYHPDRCKGKKKKECEEIFKKITHANDILMSYCSGYKYSLKEKDVKTNTVNKEFYEHLKRFYDGWWGNLDL
- a CDS encoding zinc ribbon domain-containing protein; amino-acid sequence: MPTYEYLCENCGYKFEKFQQMSDNPIKKCPKCSKSIKRLIGKGMGIIFKGSGFYATDYRNNSSGNKTCCGRDERCDKPPCSR
- a CDS encoding uracil-DNA glycosylase, with the translated sequence MINLNSLNEILETVGTCEKCGLYKFRDKVVFAEGEKNAKVMLIGLSPGERENSTGKLFIGPAGDFLNELLQSAKLNRGAFYITNIIKCHASTYAIGQKEVDACVIYLDKQIEIIKPEVIIPLDSIAAQYILKKYDLPNKRISEIHGQLLRVSIGDLFDTGRNIKIIPMFHPAAALRTPGLLELVKKDWQNLNFKEK
- a CDS encoding cold shock domain-containing protein; amino-acid sequence: GFITPEEGKDVFVHHSAIQGSGYASLDEGQPVEFEIEDGAKGQRAINVVKI
- a CDS encoding MTH1187 family thiamine-binding protein, giving the protein MPIMEISIVPLGTKTTSVSKYVAEAIKVLKKQKGVKYRLTSMGTIIKTSSLAQLLEIAGKMHNAVLSNNIKRVVTTIKIDERKDKKLTLEGKVKSVQKKLKI
- a CDS encoding methyltransferase domain-containing protein; its protein translation is MSVFDRYYKKYDNWYDKNKSAYLSELKAVRKVLPKSGKGLEIGVGTGQFAHALGVTIGIDPSRNMLKIAEERGVDVRLGYGEYLPFEDSHFDYVTIIISLCFVKDPKRVLEEVKRVLKDNGKIIIGILDKNSFLGKFYQKKKSLFYKKASFFSTKDVTDLLDIVGFNKFDCYQTIFDLPDKIRSIEEPQKGFNRGGFVVVSAEKI
- a CDS encoding thioredoxin domain-containing protein; its protein translation is MKSEKYQGRLKVCKVDVDQAFTAASNYKIMSIPALAVFKNGEVVDRVAGVLPKAGLEVLIKTHI
- a CDS encoding DUF169 domain-containing protein; translated protein: MLSQAPYFKKPFKYIGLNAEDAPDIVISYMAPGKIMSLIRMYHNHQGENLDISLSSMMSICGSIAVRTYLEEKITLSFGCDDSRKYADMGREYLAIGIPRKLFDIFVD
- a CDS encoding uracil-DNA glycosylase, which produces MSRKENCKWFDVCPLKRFYEQGKLDRKWIENYCWGDYLKCVRYKMENEGLYHSDNMMPDGTIDKNLK
- a CDS encoding MBL fold metallo-hydrolase produces the protein MKTEIFFNNNVINKKFSAGWGFSCLVNSCILFDTGESGKYLFNNIKIMRADISRVEAVVISHDHWDHTGGLWELLKKRKELKVYACPGFSREFKEKVKKLQGKLVEADKFTKIEKNIFITGEISGSYDGQYMPEQALIVKTENGISVITGCAHPGVVKMVEKVKEEFPKEQLYFVFGGFHLMDKDKRAVEVVVERFKEMNVKKVGPTHCSGRKAENIFEDRYGSGFVSIKAGQVFEI
- a CDS encoding NUDIX hydrolase; this translates as MEALFKFCPLCNYSLRRVQIDGRKRLICQECGWINYKNPLPVTACVAVNREGKVLIAKRNLEPGMNKWALPGGFIELNETPQDACLRELKEETGIKGKITGLIGVYVQKTKEYGNLIVLGYKVRTFNESIIISNEVKEAKFINWENLPQIPFLTHRKMIAEVFENR
- a CDS encoding OsmC family protein produces the protein MGNIKQRSKKFIYRTTVSWIKEKRGLLYSSSKPTFEIATPPEFKGHEGMWTPEDLFVASVNSCIMTTFLYYAEKERLEFLNYESEAEGILEKLGNQFMFSEINIRPKIVVVSSNQIKEAEELLYYAEKNCLISNSIKSKIKVIPDIIEFKGES
- a CDS encoding DUF169 domain-containing protein codes for the protein MSNINLRFSSKFSSHWIKVKFYNQKPDLKEVKRLNGVRFCEATKKAILHPVLLDKESISCPGAQYAFGWTSDCKDELLQGCYSKGRIQKRIF
- a CDS encoding ARMT1-like domain-containing protein, whose protein sequence is MKTYLDCIPCFFKQALEAARMAGADKKMQKRILNKVAAILPEFSLTSSPPEMGRNIYGLAREITKKDDPYLKIKEKSNKLALSIYNKLKKKVEHSHDRLLMAVELAIAGNIIDYGVKNSLNVNVELARILDEENKTIKEENKEIFDYLRFKSVLKGAKTILYLADNAGETVFDRILIEEIKRIDKGKRIIYAVKEKPVINDALIKDAYMCGINKIAEVVSSGSDAPGTILSLCSKEFLLMYKKADMVISKGQGNFEALSDARREIFFLFMAKCPVIALDVGCRVGDVILFSHQGKGKGQLT
- a CDS encoding zinc ribbon domain-containing protein, with product MPIYTYLCKECGEKFDLLVGVISKKVELKCKKCSSKKIEKIFSAFSVGSYSSKSDSFGGSCPTGTCNL
- a CDS encoding Mrp/NBP35 family ATP-binding protein encodes the protein MQKTDQRGRIEQEKRLKERLSSIKHKIIVLSGKGGVGKTTIAVNLAYGLALKDYKVGILDVDIHGPNIAKMLGIEEKKLTGSELGMEPIKVLPGLKAVSLALLLDNKDQPIIWRGPLKMVTIKQFLSDVNWGELDYLIIDSPPGTGDEPLSVCQLIPDIDGAIIVTTPQDVAILDSRKSVLFTKELKVPVVGIIENMSGFRCPYCREEIDLFGIGGGEKAAFDLSVPFLGRVSVEPEIVKFGDSGKPFIHFKKETETAKIMDEIIDKVILYMKSNEP